Sequence from the Saccharopolyspora pogona genome:
GCGCGAGTTCCGTAGAACCGCTGTCCGACGCGCGAGTGGTTCGAGCTTGGTCGCGGACAGGTCGTAGAGAGCGGGGCGGTTCTGCCGGGCGATCTGCAGGACGTCGGTGAAACCGTCGATGGTGACGAAGGCGGTGCGCGCGATCTTGCGCTTCAGCACGGCGTTGGTGGCCGTGGTGCTGCCGTGCGGGAGCAGCCGCAGCACGCCGCCGGGGCAGGCCCTCGGCGACGCCGCGCTGCACCCCTTCGGCCTGGTTCGCCGGCGTGGTGGGCACCTTCACGGCCTTCGACCGGTGACCGGGGGCGTGCACGACGACATCGGTGAACGTGCCTCCGACGTCCACCCCGGCACACGCCGTCCTGTCCAGACATCACACTCACCCGCGGCCAATCATCCCGCACTGCCGCGGTCGGGCAGCTGCGCTGCGGGCGCTGCCGGAGCGCGCGAAGAAAGCACTTGACCCCTATCAC
This genomic interval carries:
- a CDS encoding hydantoinase/oxoprolinase N-terminal domain-containing protein; this encodes MLRLLPHGSTTATNAVLKRKIARTAFVTIDGFTDVLQIARQNRPALYDLSATKLEPLARRTAVLRNSREPFARRPREHYGTQHEEGAFDDETQHPQWFEPVPDVVAVIRQARSP